The Methanobacterium sp. BAmetb5 genome includes a region encoding these proteins:
- a CDS encoding tyrosine--tRNA ligase, with product MNKNSVLSTIEQGTLEVITPEELEAKLEKDEKTAYIGYEPSGKVHLGHAITVKKMIDLQKAGFRIKILLADLHAYLNGKGSLEEIEEIAEYNKRCFRALGLSEDTEFILGSSFQTREDYTMNVYQLALSTTLTRARRSMAQITRSAEDHQVAEVIYPLMQVVDMLFLEVDLAVGGMEQRKIHMLARDNLPKLGFHSPVCIHTPLLHGTDGSDKMSSSKENFIAIDDEPAVIREKIKKSYCPAGEVEGNPVLEIAHHFIFSEMDTLLIERPEKFGGNLELSQEELLKMYGAGDLHPLDLKNGVAECLIQVLEPVRNYLQ from the coding sequence ATGAATAAGAATTCAGTGCTAAGTACTATAGAACAAGGAACCCTGGAAGTGATAACTCCAGAAGAACTCGAGGCTAAACTGGAAAAAGACGAAAAAACCGCCTACATTGGATATGAACCATCGGGAAAAGTGCATTTGGGACATGCCATCACTGTTAAAAAGATGATAGACTTGCAGAAGGCAGGTTTCAGGATAAAAATTCTTCTGGCAGACCTTCACGCCTATCTCAATGGTAAAGGGAGTTTAGAAGAGATTGAAGAAATTGCTGAATATAATAAGCGTTGTTTTAGAGCTTTAGGGCTTTCAGAAGATACTGAATTCATTTTAGGTAGTAGTTTTCAGACCAGGGAAGATTACACCATGAATGTTTACCAGTTAGCCCTCTCCACCACTTTAACCCGGGCCAGGAGAAGTATGGCCCAGATAACCCGGAGTGCTGAGGATCATCAGGTGGCCGAGGTTATTTACCCCTTAATGCAAGTGGTGGATATGCTGTTTTTAGAGGTGGACCTGGCTGTGGGCGGTATGGAACAGAGGAAAATCCATATGCTGGCCCGGGATAATCTACCCAAGTTAGGGTTCCATTCCCCGGTATGTATTCACACCCCCCTGCTCCACGGTACCGATGGCTCGGACAAGATGTCCTCCAGTAAAGAGAACTTCATTGCCATCGATGATGAACCCGCAGTGATCCGGGAAAAGATCAAGAAGAGTTACTGTCCTGCCGGGGAAGTAGAGGGAAATCCTGTTTTGGAAATTGCCCATCACTTCATATTCAGTGAAATGGACACCCTTCTTATTGAAAGACCGGAGAAATTTGGGGGAAATTTAGAATTAAGTCAGGAAGAATTATTAAAAATGTACGGGGCCGGAGATCTACACCCCCTTGACCTTAAAAATGGAGTTGCGGAGTGTTTGATCCAAGTTTTAGAACCAGTGCGGAATTATCTCCAATAG